The DNA segment TTCCGACTTCTGCAGCCCTTAACTGAAAATCAAACATATTAAACGGTGGCTGCAAGTCTTTTCCAAGATAACTTAAATATATAGTCCCATCGGTTAATTGTTTGGCAGCAAACCCCATTTCAAATGAAATAAGCAGGGGCTCAAGAATTCGTTCTGTAACCCGATTGGTATATAAAATTCGTCTTACTTCAAAATTAATAGGCAAATCAACGTCAGCAGTTTTTGCTAATCCTTTAGAACCCAATCCAGCCGCATTCACGACTTTATCACAAGTAATGCTCCCACGATTTTTACAATAAACTCCCTTAACCACGCCATTCTCTACAATGATTCGCTCCACATCATCATTTATGAATTGAACACCTTTCCGCTTGGCAGCTGTCGCAAAGCTATGCGTAACATGATAAGCATCATCTGCGAACCCATCGGTTTCACAAAAGGAAGCTGCAATGAAACTTGATTCGTTAATACCTGGTACAATTTCTTTTGCCTCTAAAGGGGATAAAAACTTAGTAGGAATTCCAAGTGAGTTTTGTAATGTCACACTCTGAGCATATTTTCTTTTTGCTTCTTCGGAATGGAAGGTATAAAGGTATCCAACTTCTCTAAATTTTATTTCATGTTCAGGCTCAAGATATGCATTAATATTTTTAAAAAACTCTGTTGATGCTTTAGACATGATACAGTTAATTTCTGTACCCCACTGTTGCCTGACACCACCTGGGCAAATCCCGGTAATATCCGATGCGATTCCACCTTTATCAATAACTAATACATTTGAATAACCTTTTTCGGTGAGAAAATAAGCAATGGAACAGCCAATTATTCCAGCTCCAACAATAATGACATCGTAATTTTTCATATTACTCTCCCTTTCTAGGCTTTAACGAAGGTGACAAGCAACCCAGTGGCCATTTCCTGTATCCTTTAATTCTGGAGATATCGACTTGCATTCCTCCATCACGTATGGACAACGAGTATGGAACCGGCAACCTTCAGGTGGATTCACCGGACTCGGGATATCCCCATTTAAGATAATCCGTTTCCTTTTTAATTTGGGATCTGGTCTTGGGATGGCAGACAATAACGCTTGAGAATACGGGTGTTTAGCATTGTCGAAAAATTCATCACGATCCGCGATCTCTACTATTTTCCCTAGGTACATGACAGCAATCCGGTTTGAAATATGCTTAACGACACCTAGATTATGTGTGATGAACAAGTATGTTAAACCATATTTCTTTTGAAGGTCCTGAATTAGATTTAATACCTGTGCTTGTACAGATACATCGAGTGCCGACACTGGTTCATCCATGATAATTAGTTTTGGATTCACAGCCAATGCCCTGGCAATACCGATTCTTTGCCTCTGGCCGCCAGAAAATTCATGCGGATACCGGTCGATAAAGGCATGGTTTAATCCAACATCATGCATAATTTGCTTAACTCTTTCTTTTCGTTCCTTTTTAGATATGTCTAAATGGATAGACATTGGTTCTTCCAAAATTTGCTCTACCTTTAAGCGTGGATTTAGTGAGGCATAAGGGTCCTGAAATACAATTTGCATATCCTTTCTTTTTTGTTTTAAATTTTTGGATGTGAGTGCTCGAATGTCCTCATTTTCGATGAGAATTCGACCTTCGGTTGCCTCGA comes from the Neobacillus sp. PS2-9 genome and includes:
- a CDS encoding dipeptide ABC transporter ATP-binding protein, which encodes MAEKLLQVENLKKWFPVEGDKLFTKTTSVVKAVDDISFYIEKGETLGLVGESGCGKSTAGRVILRLIEATEGRILIENEDIRALTSKNLKQKRKDMQIVFQDPYASLNPRLKVEQILEEPMSIHLDISKKERKERVKQIMHDVGLNHAFIDRYPHEFSGGQRQRIGIARALAVNPKLIIMDEPVSALDVSVQAQVLNLIQDLQKKYGLTYLFITHNLGVVKHISNRIAVMYLGKIVEIADRDEFFDNAKHPYSQALLSAIPRPDPKLKRKRIILNGDIPSPVNPPEGCRFHTRCPYVMEECKSISPELKDTGNGHWVACHLR
- a CDS encoding FAD-binding oxidoreductase, with product MKNYDVIIVGAGIIGCSIAYFLTEKGYSNVLVIDKGGIASDITGICPGGVRQQWGTEINCIMSKASTEFFKNINAYLEPEHEIKFREVGYLYTFHSEEAKRKYAQSVTLQNSLGIPTKFLSPLEAKEIVPGINESSFIAASFCETDGFADDAYHVTHSFATAAKRKGVQFINDDVERIIVENGVVKGVYCKNRGSITCDKVVNAAGLGSKGLAKTADVDLPINFEVRRILYTNRVTERILEPLLISFEMGFAAKQLTDGTIYLSYLGKDLQPPFNMFDFQLRAAEVGTEIFPPLTDLVIHSHVDGTYDSTPDHQAILGCVDGLPGYYQAVGMSGHGFMMSPAVGEAVATIVAEQTPKIDVSSLNYRRFKNNQLIFEPSVV